From a region of the Lepus europaeus isolate LE1 chromosome 17, mLepTim1.pri, whole genome shotgun sequence genome:
- the LOC133775746 gene encoding zinc finger protein OZF-like: MLTRSLQLQVMIEFKDLAVYFSWEEWQKMSNAQKIMYRDVMLETYSSLFSLGHCTTKPDLIFKLEQGAEPWIVEECLNQSLPVAMKRDDLIWTNQKNQDKNLSQHVMKNNKTSTLKRVELRKKLNLSSTHQRIHTGEKPYECNDCGNAFRKKSELIKHQITHTGEKPHECNDCGKAFGQKSHLIRHQKIHTGEKPHECNICGNAFHRKSELIKHQITHTGEKPHECNDCGKAFGQKSHLIRHQITHTGEKPHECNDCGNAFHRKSELIKHQITHTGEKPHECNDCGKAFGQKSHLIRHQKIHTGEKPHECNICGKAFGWKSDLIMHQRIHTGEKPYECNDCGKAFCSTSHLISHRRIHTGEKPYQCNDCGKAFGFKSVLIKHQRIHTGQKPYECDNCGKAFGSNSALSRHQKRFTGKKPYKCIHCGKSFCLKSHLIAHRRIHTGEKVYECDDCGKAFGFKSVLSKHQQIHRGKTL, translated from the exons ATGTTGACCAGAAGTCTTCAATTACAGGTGATGATAGAATTTAAAGACCTGGCTGTGTACTTTagctgggaggaatggcagaaaatGAGCAATGCTCAGAAAATCATGtacagagatgtgatgctggagacctacagcagccttttctccttgg GGCACTGCACtaccaaacctgacttgatcttcaagttggagcaaggagcagagccatggATAGTGGAAGAATGCCTGAATCAAAGCCTTccag ttgccATGAAAAGGGATGACCTGATTTGGACCAACCAGAAAAATCAGGACAAAAATCTGAGTcagcatgttatgaaaaataacaaaacatctaCTCTcaagagagttgaattaagaaaaaaacttaatttaagttcaacacatcagagaattcacacaggggagaaaccttatgaatgtaatgactgtggaaatgcCTTTCGTAAGAAGTCAGAACTCATAAAGCATCAGATaactcacacaggggagaaacctcatgaatgtaacgactgtggaaaagcctttggccagaagtcacaccTTATAaggcatcagaaaattcacacaggggagaaacctcatgaatgtaatatCTGTGGAAATGCCTTTCACAGGAAGTCAGAACTCATAAAGCATCAGATaactcacacaggggagaaacctcatgaatgtaatgactgtggaaaagcctttggccagaagtcacaccTTATAAGGCATCAGATaactcacacaggggagaaacctcatgaatgtaatgactgtggaaatgcCTTTCACAGGAAGTCAGAACTCATAAAGCATCAGATaactcacacaggggagaaacctcatgaatgtaacgactgtggaaaagcctttggccagaagtcacaccTTATAaggcatcagaaaattcacacaggggagaaacctcatgaatgtaatatCTGTGGAAAAGCTTTTGGCTGGAAGTCAGACCtcataatgcatcagagaattcacacaggggagaaaccttatgaatgtaatgactgtggaaaagccttttgctCTACATCACATCTCATTTCACAccggagaattcacacaggggagaaaccttatcaatgtaatgactgtggaaaagcctttggctttAAGTCAGTCCTcatcaaacatcagagaattcacacagggcaaaaaccttatgaatgtgaTAACTGTGGAAAAGCGTTTGGCTCTAATTCAGCCCTCAGCAGACATCAAAAACGTTTCACAGGGAAGAAACCTTACAAATGCATTCACTGTGGAAAATCCTTTTGCTTAAAATCACATCTCATTGCACAccggagaattcacacaggggagaaagtTTATGAAtgtgatgactgtggaaaagcctttggctttAAGTCAGTCCTCAGcaaacatcagcaaattcacaggggaaaaaccttatga